The Psychrosphaera ytuae genome includes a region encoding these proteins:
- the clpS gene encoding ATP-dependent Clp protease adapter ClpS yields the protein MPNLGENDHNTGLVKEAEKSKLKRPPMYKVVLNNDDYTPMDFVVEVLMKFFAMDLDRANHIMFRVHKEGKAVVATYSAEIAETKVAQVNQYSRANEHPLLCTMEQE from the coding sequence ATGCCAAACTTAGGTGAAAATGATCACAATACTGGATTAGTAAAGGAAGCAGAAAAGTCTAAACTAAAAAGACCACCTATGTATAAAGTGGTATTGAATAATGATGACTACACCCCCATGGACTTTGTTGTAGAAGTGTTAATGAAGTTTTTTGCGATGGATCTCGATCGTGCGAACCACATCATGTTTAGAGTTCACAAAGAAGGCAAAGCAGTGGTTGCCACTTACAGCGCCGAAATCGCAGAGACCAAGGTTGCTCAAGTTAACCAGTACTCTAGAGCCAATGAGCATCCTTTGTTGTGTACCATGGAGCAAGAGTAA
- the cspD gene encoding cold shock domain-containing protein CspD, whose protein sequence is MAVGKVKWFNNAKGFGFIREEGKDEDIFAHFSTITMDGYKTLKAGQEVEFDLSEGPKGLHATNIKLGDK, encoded by the coding sequence ATGGCAGTCGGCAAAGTCAAATGGTTCAACAATGCAAAAGGCTTCGGATTCATTCGCGAAGAAGGCAAAGACGAAGACATTTTTGCACACTTTTCAACAATAACAATGGATGGTTACAAAACGCTAAAAGCGGGCCAAGAAGTTGAATTTGATTTAAGCGAGGGACCCAAAGGTCTTCACGCGACCAACATTAAACTCGGTGACAAGTAA
- a CDS encoding PilZ domain-containing protein: MIRYDDNRNFFRMMVNTDIEIQIADADAGRKITAVCRDLSATGMAIESDEHVEPGTSIMCRVASSSPDIPALQATAKVVRCTPEDSGAYILGVEILEQR; the protein is encoded by the coding sequence ATGATTCGTTATGACGACAATCGAAACTTTTTCCGGATGATGGTAAACACAGATATCGAAATTCAAATTGCCGATGCTGACGCGGGTCGAAAGATTACTGCAGTATGTCGTGATTTGAGCGCCACTGGCATGGCGATAGAGTCTGACGAACACGTTGAGCCAGGTACTAGTATCATGTGTCGAGTAGCGAGCAGCAGCCCAGATATTCCAGCCCTTCAAGCGACCGCTAAAGTTGTTCGGTGCACACCAGAAGACTCCGGCGCCTACATACTAGGTGTCGAGATACTAGAACAAAGATAA
- a CDS encoding response regulator, which translates to MEKIHVLLVDDEYFNYEMLSLTLGERYNLSYVSSGKEALGYTISSRPDAILLDVCMPGLDGYDTCRLLKNTPETADIPIIMVTGLENDIEKNEAYASGCDWYMTKPFDIAELKEQLEKYAK; encoded by the coding sequence ATGGAAAAAATTCATGTTTTATTAGTTGATGACGAGTATTTTAATTATGAAATGCTGTCATTGACTTTGGGAGAGCGCTATAACTTAAGTTATGTGTCTTCAGGAAAAGAAGCGCTCGGATACACAATTTCGTCTCGTCCGGATGCAATTTTATTGGACGTGTGTATGCCGGGCCTAGATGGTTACGATACATGTCGGTTATTAAAAAATACGCCTGAAACGGCAGATATCCCTATTATTATGGTAACAGGGTTAGAAAACGACATAGAAAAGAATGAAGCTTATGCAAGTGGGTGTGATTGGTATATGACCAAGCCATTTGATATTGCGGAGCTAAAGGAACAACTAGAAAAGTACGCTAAATAA
- a CDS encoding TIGR04219 family outer membrane beta-barrel protein, with protein sequence MKKTITALSVLLASTSATAAPLVDFWAGAYNWNTSYEGTVSATPTSFDLQDDLKLEDSNNNVLWAAFEHPIPLIPNVQVKQTSMDTTGMGQVTGVYQFGGETFTATGDVNTFADLSHTDYTLYWGLPLPVVTVDFGLNVRKFDGLITIEDATADLDFAVPMAFARVGGYLPLTGLSIMGEANYIGYKDTDHLDYQIAIRYTLDFIPAIDLNLEAGYRSFQMNIDPTDFDGDEDDLTADIDMSGVFLGISLHL encoded by the coding sequence ATGAAAAAAACGATAACGGCTTTATCGGTGCTTTTAGCTTCGACTTCGGCGACTGCTGCACCTCTAGTTGACTTTTGGGCTGGTGCTTACAATTGGAATACGTCTTATGAAGGTACCGTGTCTGCTACGCCGACCTCTTTCGACCTACAAGACGACCTAAAACTTGAAGACTCAAACAACAATGTTTTATGGGCTGCATTTGAGCATCCAATCCCATTGATTCCTAACGTTCAAGTCAAACAGACTTCTATGGACACAACGGGTATGGGTCAAGTTACTGGTGTATACCAATTTGGTGGCGAAACCTTTACCGCTACAGGTGACGTAAATACCTTTGCTGATTTAAGTCACACTGATTACACATTATATTGGGGATTACCTCTTCCTGTTGTTACTGTAGATTTCGGTCTTAATGTTCGTAAATTTGATGGTTTGATTACGATTGAAGATGCTACCGCGGATTTAGATTTTGCAGTTCCTATGGCGTTTGCTCGCGTAGGTGGTTATTTACCTCTGACTGGCCTGTCAATCATGGGTGAAGCAAACTATATCGGCTATAAAGACACTGATCACCTAGATTACCAAATCGCTATTCGTTACACATTGGACTTTATTCCAGCTATTGATTTAAACCTAGAAGCTGGCTATCGCTCTTTCCAAATGAATATCGACCCGACTGACTTTGATGGTGACGAAGATGACTTGACGGCTGACATCGATATGTCTGGTGTATTTTTAGGTATCTCTTTACACCTTTAA
- the hrpA gene encoding ATP-dependent RNA helicase HrpA encodes MFNSDTDFLNDVLHQDRFKLKARLRGLAKIRDEKKRQQALEKIKKAASESIELRKQKQNSVPTIRYPENLPVSQKHELIKHTINDHQVVIIAGETGSGKTTQIPKMCLEIGRGIEGKIGHTQPRRLAARSVANRLCQELECELGSSVGYKIRFNDQVSEQTHIKLMTDGVLLAELQSDRYLNQYDTLIIDEAHERSLNIDFILGLLKELLPKRPDLKVIITSATIDPERFSKHFFNAPIISVSGRTYPVEVRYRPVEETPLDDSMLERYQDSEQNNAIFAAVEELDQEAPGDILLFMNGEREIRDAAEALEKRKFKNTEVLPLFARLSAAEQNRIFAPHSKRRIVLATNVAETSLTVPGIKYVIDTGTARISRYSYKTKVQRLPIEPISQASANQRKGRCGRTEPGICIRLYSEEDFESRPEFTAPEILRTNLASVILQMLALGLGDLESFPFIQKPDSKYINDGMRLLEELNAVTTNNVGKKHRKGSRAAISLTPLGRQLSRVPVDPRLAAMVLNASDTNALHELVIIVAGLSIQDPRERPTDFKQKSDEAHARFKDKDSDFVSFLNLWDYLVAQQNLVSKSQFRKLCKQEFISYMRVREWQDLVFQLEQTLAELGLKTDKRLSQSNTQELDDDFIDNPTVERNYHAIHKPILSGLLSHVGMKLLREEKKSPDKKPRALGYQGARNSNFHIFPGSNLFKNTPKWVMAAELVETSKLYARYAAKISPEWIAPLAQHLVNRTYADPYWDKKQGAVMAFESQSLFGLPIVNRKKVVFSQIDPEQAQHLFIQSALVYGELGAKVPVIEKNLALIERIKRLENKTRRRDLLLDEPELVDFYQTRLPLEVNNRPALLKWLKSNKSESLSAKFEDFAHVESESGVAQEYPDFWQQGDIRLPIQYDFEPGESHRDGLSIVIPLGLLNQVQPIGFEWNILPHRHELLVALIKSLPKQLRRNFVPAPNYADALLQRFSDKNVDTKEPLVEMMSEGLFRMTGTRVDLEAWDLSSIPEHLKINFRVVDESGKVVANGFDLLALQESLSGQVKQTLKKAVDDNLEQKNVEDWTFGELPKHYVKKQAGFEIKAYPALVVHDNKVNVELLDNETKAEHAHKLGVTALLMKTLPSPIKHLQQKLPNKSKLVLYFNPFGQIDALIKDCVKATIFAKVDNNVPRNEAEFFHLQTELQKTLNDEVYEVTQKVEKSLFIGHQIAKQLKGKVSLDMVQPHAYIKAHLESLIYKDFVSEIGVDRLDDLHRYMKALQVRQEKLKVDLVKDRQTQIELDKIYDEYDKLVGRLPKNMPIPKEVEDIYWMIEELRVSLFAQTLGTKFPVSGKRVKQAIAEQTKQLK; translated from the coding sequence GTGTTTAACTCCGATACTGACTTTTTGAATGACGTTCTCCATCAAGACAGGTTTAAATTAAAAGCGCGTTTACGTGGTCTTGCAAAGATCCGCGACGAAAAAAAGCGCCAACAAGCCCTCGAAAAAATAAAAAAAGCTGCATCAGAAAGCATAGAATTACGAAAGCAAAAACAAAACTCCGTTCCAACTATTCGTTACCCTGAAAATTTACCAGTCAGTCAAAAACACGAGCTTATTAAACATACCATCAATGATCACCAAGTAGTAATAATCGCTGGTGAGACAGGTTCTGGTAAAACGACTCAAATTCCAAAAATGTGTTTGGAGATTGGCCGAGGTATTGAAGGCAAAATTGGCCATACTCAGCCTCGTCGACTCGCAGCAAGAAGTGTCGCAAATCGCCTTTGTCAGGAATTAGAATGCGAATTAGGTAGTTCAGTCGGTTATAAAATTCGGTTTAATGATCAAGTTTCTGAACAAACCCATATCAAGTTAATGACTGATGGGGTGCTTTTAGCAGAGCTTCAATCCGATAGGTACTTAAATCAATACGATACGTTAATTATCGACGAAGCGCATGAACGTAGTTTAAACATCGACTTTATACTTGGTTTATTAAAAGAGTTATTGCCAAAGCGTCCCGACCTAAAGGTAATTATAACGTCCGCGACTATAGATCCAGAGCGATTCAGTAAGCACTTTTTTAATGCACCAATTATTTCTGTTTCTGGCCGTACTTACCCTGTAGAAGTAAGATATCGACCGGTAGAAGAAACGCCTTTAGACGACTCAATGCTTGAGCGTTATCAAGACAGTGAGCAAAATAACGCAATTTTTGCGGCAGTAGAAGAACTAGATCAAGAAGCACCTGGCGACATTTTGCTATTTATGAATGGTGAACGCGAGATAAGGGATGCTGCAGAGGCACTTGAAAAAAGAAAGTTTAAAAACACTGAAGTACTGCCATTGTTTGCACGACTGTCTGCCGCTGAGCAAAATCGCATATTTGCCCCCCACAGTAAACGACGAATAGTGTTGGCAACAAACGTCGCCGAGACCTCTTTAACAGTCCCTGGAATTAAATATGTAATAGATACAGGTACTGCTAGAATCTCACGGTACAGCTACAAAACTAAAGTGCAGCGATTACCAATCGAACCAATTTCGCAAGCAAGTGCAAATCAAAGAAAGGGACGATGTGGACGAACGGAACCCGGTATATGTATTCGCCTTTACAGTGAGGAGGATTTTGAAAGTCGCCCAGAGTTTACCGCTCCAGAGATTCTGAGAACAAACCTTGCTTCCGTTATATTACAAATGTTGGCACTTGGTCTAGGCGATCTAGAATCCTTTCCTTTTATTCAAAAGCCAGACAGTAAGTACATCAACGATGGGATGAGGCTGTTAGAAGAGCTCAATGCCGTTACTACTAATAATGTTGGCAAAAAGCATCGTAAAGGTAGCAGGGCAGCGATCAGTTTAACTCCATTGGGACGGCAATTAAGCAGAGTTCCAGTCGACCCTAGACTCGCTGCGATGGTTTTGAATGCCAGTGATACCAATGCACTGCATGAGCTCGTAATTATTGTCGCAGGGTTGAGTATTCAAGATCCTAGAGAGCGCCCGACGGACTTTAAACAAAAATCTGATGAGGCCCATGCTCGATTTAAAGATAAAGACTCAGACTTTGTTTCGTTTTTGAATTTGTGGGATTACTTAGTTGCACAGCAAAATTTAGTATCAAAAAGCCAATTTAGAAAACTGTGTAAACAAGAGTTTATAAGTTATATGCGGGTACGGGAGTGGCAAGATTTAGTATTTCAGCTAGAACAAACTCTTGCTGAGCTAGGTCTTAAAACAGATAAGAGGCTATCACAGTCAAATACCCAAGAGTTAGACGATGACTTTATTGATAACCCAACAGTTGAGCGTAATTATCACGCCATTCACAAACCTATCTTATCAGGTCTACTAAGTCATGTAGGTATGAAGCTGTTACGTGAAGAGAAAAAAAGTCCGGACAAAAAACCGCGAGCACTTGGGTATCAAGGCGCAAGAAACAGTAACTTTCATATTTTTCCTGGCTCTAACCTATTTAAGAATACCCCTAAGTGGGTTATGGCAGCAGAACTTGTAGAAACCTCAAAGTTATATGCGCGTTATGCCGCGAAGATATCTCCCGAATGGATCGCACCGCTCGCCCAACATCTGGTAAATCGAACTTATGCGGATCCATATTGGGATAAAAAGCAAGGCGCAGTAATGGCCTTTGAATCACAATCGCTGTTCGGGTTGCCTATCGTCAATCGTAAAAAGGTTGTTTTTAGTCAAATAGATCCTGAGCAAGCGCAACACTTATTTATTCAATCTGCTTTGGTGTATGGGGAATTAGGAGCAAAGGTCCCTGTAATTGAGAAAAACTTGGCTTTAATTGAGCGAATTAAGCGACTAGAAAATAAAACTCGACGCAGAGACTTACTGCTTGATGAGCCTGAGCTTGTCGATTTTTATCAAACACGACTTCCCCTAGAGGTAAATAATCGACCTGCGTTATTAAAGTGGTTAAAAAGCAACAAATCAGAGTCTTTATCAGCTAAATTTGAAGACTTTGCTCATGTAGAGTCTGAATCAGGAGTGGCACAAGAATACCCGGATTTTTGGCAGCAGGGCGATATTCGCCTTCCAATTCAATACGACTTTGAGCCGGGCGAGAGTCATAGAGATGGGCTTTCAATTGTGATACCACTTGGTTTATTAAACCAAGTTCAACCTATTGGGTTTGAATGGAACATATTACCGCATCGTCACGAGTTATTAGTGGCGTTAATAAAGTCTCTTCCGAAGCAACTCCGCCGTAATTTTGTTCCCGCACCTAATTACGCAGACGCATTGTTACAGCGCTTTTCAGACAAAAATGTTGATACCAAAGAGCCGTTAGTTGAAATGATGAGCGAGGGACTGTTTAGAATGACAGGTACCCGAGTTGATTTGGAAGCATGGGATTTGTCATCAATACCTGAGCACTTAAAGATTAATTTCCGCGTCGTAGACGAAAGTGGCAAAGTGGTAGCAAATGGCTTTGATTTACTCGCGTTGCAAGAATCTCTTTCTGGGCAAGTTAAACAAACGTTGAAAAAAGCAGTTGATGACAATTTAGAACAAAAAAATGTCGAAGACTGGACCTTTGGCGAGTTACCTAAACACTACGTTAAAAAACAAGCAGGGTTTGAAATTAAAGCTTATCCAGCCCTGGTGGTTCACGACAATAAGGTTAATGTTGAGTTACTAGATAACGAGACAAAAGCAGAGCACGCTCACAAACTGGGAGTTACCGCTTTGTTGATGAAAACTTTACCTTCCCCGATTAAACACTTGCAACAAAAATTGCCAAACAAATCTAAGCTAGTGTTGTATTTTAACCCGTTTGGTCAGATTGACGCCTTGATAAAAGATTGTGTTAAGGCAACTATTTTTGCAAAAGTAGACAATAACGTCCCTAGAAATGAAGCTGAGTTTTTCCATCTTCAAACTGAGTTACAGAAGACGTTAAATGACGAAGTCTATGAGGTAACTCAAAAAGTCGAGAAGTCATTGTTTATAGGTCATCAAATTGCCAAGCAATTAAAAGGCAAGGTAAGTTTAGATATGGTGCAACCTCACGCATATATTAAGGCTCACTTAGAATCTTTAATCTATAAGGACTTTGTATCAGAAATTGGAGTTGACCGCCTTGATGATTTGCACAGGTATATGAAAGCACTGCAAGTTAGACAGGAAAAACTAAAGGTTGACCTTGTTAAAGATCGTCAAACACAAATTGAGTTGGACAAAATATACGACGAGTACGACAAGCTGGTAGGCCGTTTACCTAAAAATATGCCTATCCCAAAAGAAGTTGAAGATATCTATTGGATGATTGAAGAGTTGAGAGTATCGCTTTTTGCTCAAACACTGGGGACCAAGTTCCCTGTTTCAGGAAAACGTGTAAAGCAAGCAATTGCAGAACAGACAAAGCAACTTAAATAG
- a CDS encoding CBS domain-containing protein has protein sequence MESVKVKDHMNHRPVFFKGTETVVVAVEKLLQSKSSGGAVVDDDKKVIGFLSEQDCLKAMLSSTYHSGEASQCVAELMNTEVLLVKPYDSILSIAEDMLGQRPRVYPVVDDDGHLVGSVNRTNILNALDKHLLSIYEKGSHFV, from the coding sequence ATGGAATCCGTAAAAGTTAAAGACCACATGAATCATCGACCGGTTTTTTTTAAGGGTACAGAAACTGTCGTGGTTGCCGTTGAAAAGCTCCTGCAATCTAAAAGTTCAGGTGGCGCAGTGGTTGATGATGACAAAAAAGTTATTGGCTTTTTGTCAGAACAAGATTGTTTGAAAGCCATGTTGTCTTCGACATACCACAGTGGTGAAGCATCGCAGTGCGTAGCAGAATTAATGAATACAGAAGTTTTGTTAGTTAAGCCTTATGACAGTATCTTATCTATTGCGGAAGATATGTTGGGGCAGCGTCCACGAGTTTATCCGGTCGTTGATGATGATGGACACCTGGTTGGGAGTGTCAACCGGACTAACATACTGAACGCCCTTGATAAACATTTGTTGTCCATTTATGAAAAAGGCTCACATTTTGTCTAA
- a CDS encoding isoaspartyl peptidase/L-asparaginase family protein, whose translation MFKRVLLSLVSVSCLVGSWSVFAEQGKATNNIAFAIHGGAGTILKENMTPEKEQAYLDKLDEAREAGYALLLKGGSAQDAVLAAIQILEDSPLFNAGIGAVYNFEGEHELDASVMDGKTKMAGAVAGVKRIKNPILLATDVMQKSDHVMLSGVGAESFAKSLGYDFVDNKTFNTERRFKALQKAKLKMATTKNWYHASDYRYGTVGAVALDKNGNLFAGTSTGGMTAKRFGRIGDAPIIGAGTFADNASCAVSATGHGEYFIRFNVAADICARVKYKGVSIAEAGREVLFDQLLPAGGTGGVIIVDPQGNVAMPFNTSGMYRASTDSRGNKVVAIYK comes from the coding sequence ATGTTCAAACGAGTGTTGTTATCTTTGGTTTCAGTGTCATGTTTAGTGGGTTCATGGTCAGTATTTGCTGAACAAGGAAAAGCTACAAATAATATTGCCTTTGCTATCCACGGTGGCGCCGGAACGATTCTTAAAGAAAACATGACACCAGAAAAAGAACAGGCTTATTTAGATAAATTAGATGAGGCTAGGGAAGCAGGCTATGCCCTTTTATTAAAAGGGGGATCGGCGCAAGATGCTGTATTAGCTGCCATTCAAATACTAGAAGACTCACCACTGTTTAACGCTGGGATAGGAGCGGTCTATAATTTTGAAGGTGAACATGAGCTAGACGCATCCGTTATGGACGGTAAAACAAAGATGGCTGGAGCCGTCGCAGGTGTGAAACGCATAAAAAACCCTATTTTATTGGCAACGGACGTTATGCAAAAGTCAGATCACGTTATGCTTTCGGGGGTTGGTGCAGAAAGTTTTGCTAAATCGTTAGGATATGACTTTGTCGATAACAAAACATTTAATACTGAGCGTCGTTTTAAAGCGCTTCAAAAAGCCAAATTGAAAATGGCAACGACAAAAAACTGGTATCATGCGTCGGATTATCGTTATGGGACAGTCGGGGCCGTAGCTCTTGATAAAAATGGAAATTTATTTGCAGGAACATCAACTGGCGGTATGACGGCTAAACGATTCGGACGTATAGGCGATGCACCGATCATAGGGGCGGGTACTTTTGCTGATAACGCCAGTTGTGCGGTTTCCGCAACGGGGCATGGTGAATACTTTATCCGGTTTAATGTCGCAGCAGATATTTGTGCCCGTGTTAAATATAAAGGGGTATCGATCGCTGAAGCAGGACGAGAAGTTTTATTTGATCAATTGTTACCAGCGGGGGGCACTGGTGGTGTAATCATAGTGGACCCACAAGGCAATGTTGCAATGCCGTTTAATACCTCGGGTATGTATCGTGCGAGCACTGATAGTCGTGGCAATAAAGTCGTAGCTATATATAAATAG
- a CDS encoding LysE family translocator, producing the protein MLPPRIVNSALCGTISVRRKFMTIIEWFALATVCFLGAATPGPSLAIIINHTIKSGRNAGYVASFTHAFAVGFYAVATIYGLAELFKVYPTLAQIIAYAGAFYLAYLAVKILISTSNSSSTNSTKLSSTEAAVITHGKKQLFNAAQDAFMVAFLNPKLAFFFIALFSQFIPQDETSIELATILTSTVFIIDFVWYLIVVSIVCHGQKKLNVSQATGNWFLRLQAVIFLLISINTVLWQ; encoded by the coding sequence TTGTTACCGCCACGCATTGTAAATTCAGCTTTATGTGGGACAATAAGCGTGAGGAGAAAATTTATGACAATAATAGAATGGTTTGCGCTCGCAACGGTATGCTTTTTAGGGGCAGCCACTCCTGGCCCTAGCTTGGCCATCATAATTAATCACACGATAAAATCAGGTCGAAACGCTGGCTACGTTGCCTCTTTTACACATGCATTTGCAGTGGGCTTTTATGCGGTTGCGACAATTTATGGATTGGCCGAACTATTTAAGGTCTACCCTACTCTCGCACAGATCATTGCTTATGCCGGTGCTTTTTACCTAGCCTATTTGGCTGTTAAAATTTTAATCAGTACAAGCAATTCAAGCTCAACGAATAGCACTAAGCTTTCAAGTACAGAAGCAGCCGTTATTACTCATGGAAAAAAACAATTATTTAACGCGGCACAAGACGCTTTTATGGTTGCTTTTTTAAATCCGAAGTTAGCCTTTTTCTTCATCGCGCTTTTTTCGCAATTCATTCCTCAAGACGAAACAAGTATAGAATTAGCAACAATTTTAACCAGTACAGTTTTCATCATTGATTTTGTTTGGTACCTAATAGTTGTATCAATCGTTTGTCATGGCCAAAAGAAACTAAACGTTAGCCAAGCGACAGGCAACTGGTTTTTGCGATTGCAGGCCGTAATTTTCCTTTTGATTTCAATTAACACAGTTTTATGGCAATAA
- the sbcB gene encoding exodeoxyribonuclease I: protein MKDQQPSFYWYDFETWGVSPKKDKPSQFAGIRTDLDLNIIGEPLVEYCQIPNDYLPHPEAALVTGITPQTTLQKGLIEPEFFKKIHREISKPNTINVGYNNVRFDDEVIRYGLYRNFYDSYGYAWKNGNSRWDILDMVRACYALRPEGINWPTDEEGKPSFRLELLTKANGIEHGAAHDALSDVIATIELAKLIKQKQPKLFQFLLDHRHKKQLQELIDVYRMTPLVHTTGMFSAWQGCTSWVSPIGFHPTNKNAVIIYDLTKDPSRLVDLSTDELKEKLYSKTEDLNGEERVGLKLVHLNKCPVLAPAKTLLPENAERLGIDREACLRNLKFLQENKQLVINLNEVFNDERVFEPDTNPEYRLYEGFTSDADQHVKDTIQQHEIQDHWKLNIQFEDKKLNELWRIYKARYFTSQLDHKDVVWWQQYRADKLMHGVDSPSLTVDEFQQALEKAAEKNQGNDRNTAILKELFLYAQQL from the coding sequence ATGAAAGATCAACAACCGAGTTTTTATTGGTACGACTTTGAAACATGGGGCGTAAGTCCTAAAAAAGACAAACCGAGCCAATTTGCTGGCATTCGTACAGATTTGGATCTAAATATTATTGGTGAACCACTCGTTGAGTATTGCCAAATACCCAATGACTACTTACCACATCCTGAAGCAGCACTCGTTACGGGAATTACCCCACAAACAACCTTACAAAAAGGTCTAATTGAGCCTGAGTTTTTCAAAAAGATTCATCGAGAAATTAGCAAACCAAATACTATAAATGTCGGTTATAACAACGTGAGATTCGACGATGAAGTCATTCGTTATGGTTTATATCGAAACTTTTATGACTCATATGGCTATGCGTGGAAAAACGGCAACTCCCGATGGGATATTTTAGATATGGTTCGAGCGTGTTATGCCCTGCGACCGGAGGGGATAAATTGGCCAACTGATGAGGAAGGTAAACCCTCCTTTAGATTAGAGTTATTGACTAAAGCCAACGGAATTGAACACGGTGCTGCGCATGACGCATTATCTGACGTTATCGCGACAATTGAATTGGCTAAGTTAATTAAGCAAAAACAACCCAAACTTTTTCAATTCTTGTTAGACCATCGTCATAAAAAACAGTTACAAGAACTCATTGATGTTTACCGTATGACCCCCCTAGTTCACACGACGGGTATGTTTTCGGCGTGGCAAGGATGTACCTCTTGGGTGTCACCAATTGGTTTTCATCCGACGAATAAAAATGCAGTCATCATTTATGACTTGACTAAAGACCCATCTCGTTTAGTAGATCTAAGTACGGATGAATTAAAAGAAAAACTTTATAGCAAAACAGAAGATTTAAACGGTGAAGAGCGTGTCGGTTTAAAATTAGTTCATTTAAACAAGTGTCCGGTACTCGCACCAGCCAAAACTCTTTTGCCAGAAAACGCTGAACGATTAGGAATTGACCGCGAAGCTTGTCTAAGAAATCTAAAGTTTTTACAAGAAAACAAACAATTAGTAATTAATCTAAATGAAGTGTTTAATGACGAGCGAGTTTTTGAGCCTGATACAAATCCTGAATATAGATTATATGAAGGTTTTACAAGTGATGCCGATCAGCACGTTAAAGATACGATTCAACAACACGAAATTCAGGACCATTGGAAGCTTAACATTCAATTTGAAGATAAAAAGTTAAATGAATTATGGCGGATATATAAAGCACGATATTTTACGTCACAACTGGACCACAAAGATGTAGTTTGGTGGCAACAATATCGCGCCGACAAGCTTATGCACGGTGTAGATAGCCCAAGTTTGACTGTTGATGAGTTTCAACAAGCTCTTGAGAAAGCAGCCGAGAAAAACCAAGGTAATGATAGAAATACCGCAATATTAAAAGAGCTATTCCTGTATGCTCAACAACTATAG
- a CDS encoding helix-turn-helix domain-containing protein — translation MSKHNRIFKIKLAQHAVQESSVALSKKHNISARLIRYWSQVYQLNGSNSFIHNQSPYSSEFKAHVLKTMKTNDWSLGHTSAHFDLSSPGILFQWQKLYAQGGISRLKPQKKGRPTVTKSDSSAKPVEQMTEEELREELAYLRAENDVLKKLEALAQARKKKAKTRR, via the coding sequence ATGTCCAAACACAATAGAATATTTAAAATAAAGCTCGCTCAGCATGCCGTGCAGGAAAGCTCTGTAGCTTTAAGTAAAAAGCACAATATAAGCGCTCGGCTTATTCGCTATTGGTCTCAGGTATACCAGCTAAACGGCTCAAATAGCTTTATTCATAATCAGTCACCTTATTCTAGTGAGTTCAAAGCTCATGTCCTCAAGACGATGAAAACTAACGATTGGTCATTGGGCCATACCAGTGCTCACTTCGACCTATCGTCTCCTGGTATTTTATTTCAGTGGCAAAAGCTTTATGCTCAAGGTGGTATATCCCGTCTTAAACCACAGAAAAAAGGTAGGCCAACCGTGACAAAGAGTGATTCTTCAGCAAAACCCGTAGAGCAGATGACAGAGGAAGAGTTACGAGAAGAGTTAGCGTACTTACGGGCAGAGAATGATGTTCTAAAAAAGTTAGAAGCCTTGGCTCAAGCCAGAAAGAAAAAAGCAAAGACAAGACGTTAG